The sequence TCAGTGCTGGCGTAGGCCTCGGCCAGCCCGGCTTGCTGCACCAGGCTGCGAAAATCAGCGGCGGCGCGCACCTGCAGCTGGCCCCGTTGCTGCTTGAGCCTTAGCTCCGCCTCCTGGCGTGGCGGGAATGGATCGGATTTGGGCATTCCCCCTGGGCTTTAGATAAACTGACCGTTGCTAAAGACGGTCATCCATGGCGGACCCCAGCGGACCCGGTGCTGACATACCGGGGGAGTCCGGCGGCAACGGTGATTCGCGAATCATCCTGACCGATCTGCGCAACGAGATGTCGCGCTCCTATTTGGAGTATGCGATGAGCGTGATCGTGGGTCGGGCCCTGCCCGATGCCCGCGATGGCCTCAAGCCGGTGCACCGGCGCATTCTTTACGCGATGTATGAGCTGGGTCTGACCAGCGACCGGCCCTACAGGAAGTGCGCCCGTGTGGTGGGTGAGGTGCTTGGTAAGTACCACCCCCACGGCGACACGGCGGTGTACGACGCCCTGGTGCGGATGGCCCAGGACTTCAACATGCGCATGCCCCTGGTGAATGGGCACGGCAACTTTGGCTCGGTGGACGGCGATCCCCCGGCCGCCATGCGTTACACCGAATCACGGCTGCAGGCGCTGACAACCGACAGCCTGCTCGACGATATCGAGGCCGAGACGGTCGACTTCGCCGACAACTTTGATGGCTCCCAGCAGGAGCCCACCGTGATGCCGGCGCGGATTCCGCAGCTGCTGCTCAACGGCTCCACCGGCATCGCCGTGGGCATGGCGACCAACATCCCACCCCACAACCTCACTGAGCTGATCGACGGCACGCTGGCGCTGATCGCCAACCCCGACATCGACGATCTGCAGTTGATGGCGATCATCCCGGGGCCGGATTTCCCCACGGGAGGCCAGATCCTGGGTCGCCGCGGTATCCGTGACACCTACACCACCGGTCGCGGTTCAGTGACGATGCGGGGCGTCGCCTCGATTGAAACGCTGGAGGTGAAGGGCCGCCCCGACCGCGATGCGGTGATCATCACCGAATTGCCCTTCCAAACAAACAAGGCCTCGCTCATTGAGCGGATTGCCGAGCTGGTAAACGACAAGAAGCTGGAGGGAATCTCTGATATCCGCGATGAATCCGACCGCGATGGCATGCGGGTCGTGATCGAATTGCGCCGTGATGCCTACCCCCAGGTGGTGCTGAACAACCTGTTCAAACTCACGCCGCTGCAAAACAACTTCAGCGCCTACATGCTGGCGTTGGTGAAGTCGGAGCCGGTGCTGCTCACCCTGCGCAAAATGCTGCAGGTGTTTCTCGACTTCCGCATCGAGACGATCGAGCGCCGCACCCGCTACTTCCTGCGCAAAGCCGAGGAGCGCGACCATATCTTGCTGGGCCTGCTGCTGGCCCTAGACCAACTCGATCCGATCATTGCCCTGATCCGGGCTGCTTCCGATGCGGCCACTGCCCGCGTGCAGCTGCAGGAGCGCCACGGCCTCAGTGAGATCCAGGCCGACGCCATCCTGCAGATGCAGCTGCGGCGACTGACGGCCCTCGAGGCCGACAAGATCCGCCTTGAGCATGAGGATTTGGTCGCCAAGATTGCCGACTACAAAGACATCCTGGCCAATCGCGAGCGCGTACTCACGATCATCACCGAAGAGCTCGGTGCGATCCGCACTCGCTACCACTCCCCTCGCCGCACTGAGATTCTGGATCTCGAGGGCGGCCTCGAAGATATCGACCTGATCGCTAATGAGCGTTCGGTGGTGTTGCTCACCGAGAACGGCTACCTGAAGCGGATGCCGGTGAGCGAATTCGAGGCCACCAGCCGCGGCACCCGCGGCAAGGCCGGCACCAAGACCCAGGGCGAGGAGGCGGTGCGGCTGTTCATCAGCTGCAACGACCACGACAACCTGCTGCTGTTCTCCGATCGCGGCGTTGTCTACACCGTGCCGGCCTATCGGGTGCCGATCTGCAGCCGCGCTGCCAAGGGCACGCCGATTGTGCAGATGTTGCCGATTCCCCGCGAGGAGCAGATCACCTCGCTGCTGGCGGTGAGTGAATTCACCGATGACGGTGTGCTGGTGATGCTCACCAGTAGCGGCACGATTAAGCGCACCCGTCTATCGGCCTTTGCCAACATCCGCTCCAATGGCTTGATCGCCATCGATTTGGTGGAGGGTGATGCCCTCACCTGGGTGCGTTTGGCCCTGCCCGGCGACAGCATCCTGATCGGCTCGCGCAACGGCATGACGATCCACTTCCGTCTCAACGACGAGGAGTTGCGACCCCTAGGCCGCACAGCCCGCGGCGTGCGGGCCATGAATCTGCGCCCCGGCGACCAGCTGGTGAGCATGGATGTGCTGCCCGCCGAGCTCGCCGATCGGGTGGCGAGCTCGGCCAGCGCCGAAGACGACGACAGTGAGGAGGTGGCACCGAGCGAGGGTCCTTGGGTGCTGGTGGCCAGTGCCAGCGGCCTGGGTAAGCGGGTGCCGGTGGATCAGTTCCGCCTGCAGAAGCGCGCCGGCATGGGCCTGCGGGCGATCAAGTTCCGCAATAAGAGCGATGTGCTGGTGGGCCTCAAGGTGCTCGGGGCCGGCGAGGAGTTGCTGCTGGTGAGCGAGAAGGGGGTGATCGTGCGCACCCAGGCTGATGCGGTGCCACAGCAGTCGCGGGCGGCCACGGGCGTGCGCTTGCAGAAGCTCGATGCCCGCGATCGCCTCAGCGAAGTGGTGCTGGTGCCACCAGCTGCCGAAGATGAGGAGCTGCCCGTCCTGGAGGTGGTTGGTGAGGCCCCGGCCGATGCCGCCCTAGATGCCTGAGCCATAGGTTCCATTCCCATGGCCGACCTCTGGATCGCAAACACCATCAGCGATTTGATTCAGGGCGATGTGAACGAGCACCTGCCCCTGGAGCGCATTCCTCTCCAGGGTGATGTGTTGGGATTGGGCACCACCACCAGCATCGACAACGGGGAGCTCACCTTCCTGCAGGATGCCGATGGCGTGGTCACCACGATCTGGAAATGCCAGGCCAGCGATGGCGGTATTCGGGCCTTGCGGCCTGGGGATGGCAGCAGCCACTTCCCTTACGTTTGTTTCAGCGGTGATGCCACCGCCGTGCGCACGCCGGTGGATCTGGCCAGCCTGAGCGAGGTGCGGGGCCGGCCGTTGCAGGAGCTGGTGGCTGAGGCGATTGCCCAGCTGCGGCAGCAGGGCCGGTTAGCAGAGGCGCCGATTTATGGCCTGCGCCTGGTGTCGCAGTGGGAGTCTCTGGTGATCACGGTGGCCTCAAAGTTGTGCATGGGGCAGCAGCGGCGCAACACCTCCGTGGCCAGCAGTGCGGCCAGCGATGGCACCGCAGCGCGAAGCATCTACCAACTGCTGCAGCACTACCGATTAGCGCCGGAGAATCCCGGGGATCCCAGCGATCCGATCCGGTTTCTGGGCCGCTCCCTGGAGTGGGATTGCTGCGGCTTCTTCGACACCGATCCAGCCCAGGGCCGGGTCACGATCCCCGATCCCCACGCCCATCTGCATCTGCACGGCTGCAGCACTGATCTGCGTTACGGAGGCCATCTTCACCACGAACATCCCGGCACACGGCTGGCATCCCTGCAGCGGCTGGTGCTCTATCCCTTGCAGCAACTGCACCAGCTGGTGAGTGATCTGGCCATTGAGGCGCTGTACTTCCGCGATGGCAGCGCCCACTTCACCGTGGCCAATCGTGGTGCCATGGATGTGAGCGATGTGGGCGTTGCCGTGGTTGTCAACGACAGCTATGGCGGCCATCGCTATCTGCGGCTCCCCTGGCTGGCGGCCGGTGCCAGTGAAACCTTCAGCGTTCCCCTGCAGCTCCCCGCGGGGTGCCATCGTCTCGAGGTGATCGCCGATCCCGAGGGTCAGATCCTGGAGGAGGCAGCTTTCCAGTTCAACAATCGCGCCACTCTCGACATCCAGCTGCCAGATGTCTGAGCTGTTGGTTTTTGATGTGCTGGTGGTGGGTGCAGGCCCGGCGGCACTGGCTATCGCTGCCGAGCTGGCGGAGCAGGGGCTGGCGGTGGTTGTGCTGGCGGCAAGCGATTGCCGCGACCCCTGGCCCAACACCTACGGGATCTGGGGAGACGAGGTGGATGCCCTAGGCCTTGGCCACCTGCTGGAGCATCGCTGGAGCGACACGCTGAGTTATTTCGGTGCCGGCAGCAGCGATCCTGCCGATCCAGCCAACAGCCCCACCGCCCACGGCCGCGACTACGGCCTGTTCGACAAAAACAGGCTGCAGCAGTTCTGGCTGGAGCGTTGTGAGGCTGCCGGCGTGCAGTGGCTGCGCGGGCAGGCACTGGAGCTGAGCCATGGGGGCGGCCGCAGCCAGGTGGCCACCGCCGCAGGGGAAGTTCTGGAAGCAAGGCTGGTGCTGGATGCCAGCGGCCACAAGGCGGTATTTGTGCGGCGGCCCGACCAGGGGCCGGTGGCCGGCCAGGCGGCCTATGGCGTGGTGGGACGCTTCACGGCGCCGCCGGTGGAGCCGGGGCAATTCGTGCTGATGGATTACCGCGCCGACCATCTCAGCCCCGAGGAGCGCAGCGAGCCCCCCACTTTTCTCTATGCGATGGATCTGGGCCAGGGACGGTTTTTTGTGGAGGAGACCTCCCTGGCCCTGGCGCCACCGGTGCCCTACGCCACGCTCAAGCAGCGCCTCGAGCGGCGGCTGGCCCATCGCGGTGTGGCGATCGAGCAGGTGGAGCACGAGGAGTTTTGCCTGTTTCCGATGAACCTGCCCCTACCGGATCTGGATCAGCCCGTGCTGGCCTTTGGTGGGGCTGCGGCGATGGTGCATCCGGCCTCCGGCTACCTGGTGGGGGCCCTGCTGCGCCGGGCCCCGGCGGTGGCCGCAGCGGTGGCGGCGCGGCTGCGGGCTGAACCGGCCGCCACTTCGGCGGAGCTGGCCGCAGCTGGCTGGCAGGCGCTCTGGCCCCCGGAGCTACGCCGTAAACAGGCCCTCTACCAATTTGGGCTGGAGAAATTGATGCGCTTCTCGGAGCCCCAGCTGCGCAGTCACTTCGCCAGCTTCTTCTCCCTGCCCAGCGCCCAGTGGTATGGCTTTTTGACCAATACGCTCAGCCTGGGCGAGCTGCTGGCGGCGATGCTCGCCCTATTTGCCACGGCACCCTGGAGCGTGCGCTGGGGCCTGATGGGCATGCGGGGCCGGGAGTTGCAGCTGGGACTGCGCATGCTGGATCCCTAGTTTTGTGCCTAGGCCTGGACCGGCGCCGGCAGCCAATCGGCTGCGTTGAGCAGGGGGAATAGGCCGTCTTCGATGGCTATCGCCTTGAGCCATTTGGTGGGTAGCTCGGTGCCGTTTTCGATCGCATCCAGCAGGCGCCAGAAGCGATCAAGGTGGCGCTCGATCCTTTCTTTGGCCAGTCCGGTGGTGGTGCCCGCCCGCAGGATGAAGCTCCAATCAGAGCTTTGGGCCAGCAGCAGCTCCCGGCCCGCCTGGGTGAGCAGGTCTCGCTGGGCTGGGCTGCCAACGCCGCGCTGAACCCGAGCCACCATGGCCTGGGAGGCCCGTTGCCACTCGGCCACCACCCAGGCGTTGGTCTCGTTGAGCCAGTAGTCGTGGTAGCCACCCTGGCCCCAGCTGCTGGGGGAGGGGCGGCACACCTGCAGGGGCTCGACGCCTCCGAGGGCCTCCCGCAGGGTCACCAGGCGCACGCCGGCCTCATTGGCCTGGCGGAATAGGGCAGCTAGAAACTGGGGCCCCTCAAACCACCAATGGCCAAATAGCTCGGCATCGAAGGGGGCCACCAGCAGCGGCCGGCGCTCCATCGAGCGGGCCAGGCCGCTGAGCTCCTCGGCTCGGCCCTGCAGGTAGGTGGCGGCATGCTCCTCGATGCGCTCGGCGGCAACTGCGGGTTCGTAGGGCTGTTTCTGGTCGAGGGGGCAGCCCTGGGCCGTGACCCGGTGCAGCTTCAGGCCGAGGGGCCGGCGGCTGGTGATTGCATGGCTGGCTAGTTCGCTGTCGGGTAGATCCCAGCCCAGGTCGCGGTGGAATTCCCGGTAGGCGCCGTCGCCGGGGTAGCCCTCGCGGGCGCTCCACACCGGCAGGGTGGCGCTGCTGTCGCGGCCGAAGAAGGCTGCCCCAGCCGGCGAGCAGATCGGTGCGAACACGCCATAGCGGGGGCGGGGTTGGGCGTGCAGCAGACCGTGGGCATCGAGCACCGAGTAGCGCAGACCGCAGCCCACCAGCTGCTGATCGAGGCCTTCGTAGTAGGCGCATTCCGGCAGCCAGATGCCTAGGGGCCGCTCACCCAGCAGGCGTTCGTGCTCGCGCACTGCGGTGATCAGCTGGGCCCGCACCGCCTCTGGCACCTGGCGCAGCAGGGGCAGGTAGCCGTGGGTGGCGCCGCAGGTGATCAGGTCGAGCACCCCCTGTTGCTGCAGCCTGCGGAAGCGGGGGATCAGTTGCCCCTTGGCCTGACGCCACTGGTTCACCACCGTCTCGAGTTGGGCAGCTAGGTGGCTGGCGGCTGCTGTTTGGTCTTCCGGGGCTTGCTGCAGCAGCTCCTGACGGACGGCGATCCAGGCCAGGAAGCGGCCATTGAGCTGGGGATCGGCCAGCAGGGAAAGCAGGGTGGGCGAGAGGCCGAGGGTGAGCCGGGGGCGCTGGCGCCGGTCAGCGGCGGAGGCCTCGAGCACGGCCAGCAGCGGCAGGTAGCACTCCTGGAGCGCTTGGAAATACCAATCTTCCTCAAGCGAGCCGGGTTCGCTGGAGCGCACGTAGGGAAGATGAGCGTGGAGGACTAGGGCCAGATCGCCTGCGGCCATAACCTTCCTGCGATAACTGCACTCTAGGCGTAGTGCCCGCATACAATGGGCTATCTCATAGTCATTCCGCCTAGAGGGGCTCCCTTATGGCCCGCGATCCCGGCCGCGTATTGATCTTCGATACCACCTTGCGCGATGGCGAGCAGTCGCCTGGCGCCAGCCTGAACCTCGAGGAGAAGCTGGCGATCGCCCAGCAGTTGGCGCGGCTGGGGGTGGACATCATCGAGGCCGGCTTCCCCTTTGCCAGCCCCGGAGATTTCAACGCAGTGCAGCGCATTGCCGAAACCGTTGGCACGCCGGAAGGGCCGGTGATCTGCGGCCTGGCTCGGGCAGCTGCCGGCGACATCAAGGCCTGCGCTGATGCGGTGGCGCCCGCTGCTAAGCGGCGCATCCACACCTTTATTGCCACCAGCGACATCCATCTCGAGCACAAGCTGCGCAAGAGCCGCGCTGAGGTGCTGGCGATCACCGCCGAGATGGTGGCCTACGCCCGCTCGCTGGTGGACGACGTGGAATTTTCCTGCGAAGACGCCGGCCGCAGTGATCCGGAGTTCATGCATCAGGTGATCGAGGCGGCGATCAGCGCCGGCGCCACCACGATCAATATTCCCGACACCGTGGGCTACGCCACCCCAGCGGAATTCGGCGCCCTGATCGCCGGTATCAATGCCCAGGTGCCCAACATCGACCAGGCGGTGATCTCGGTGCACGGCCACAACGACCTGGGCCTGGCGGTGGCCAACTTCCTCGAGGCGGTGAAAAACGGCGCCCGCCAGCTGGAGTGCACGATCAATGGCATCGGTGAGCGGGCTGGCAACGCCTCGCTCGAGGAGCTGGTGATGGCGCTGCACGTGCGGCGCAGCTACTTCAACCCCTTCCTGGGGCGGCCAGCGGAGAGCACCGAGCCGCTCACGGGCGTGCGCACCGAGGAGATCACCAAGACCTCGCGGCTGGTGAGCAACCTCACCGGCATGGCGGTCCAGCCCAATAAGGCGATCGTGGGCGCCAACGCCTTTGCCCACGAGAGTGGCATCCACCAAGACGGCGTACTCAAGAACCGCCTCACCTACGAAATCATTGATGCCCGCACCGTTGGTTTGGCGGACAACCGCATCTCCCTGGGCAAGTTGAGCGGGCGCAGCGCCTTCCGGGCCCGGCTTGAGGAGCTGGGCTACACGCTCGAGCGTGAGGACCTCGACGATGCCTTCGCCCGCTTCAAGGAGCTGGCTGATCGCAAGCGGGAAATCAGCGACCGCGATCTAGAGGCGATCGTGAGCGAGCAGGTGCAGCAGCAAGATGGCGGCAGCTTCACCCTCAAGAGCGTGCAGGTGAGCTGTGGCACGGGCTTGCAGCCCACCGCCACCGTCACCCTGGTAACGGCGGATGGCGCCGAGCTCAGCGAGGCGGCGATCGGCACCGGGCCGGTGGATGCGGTGTGTCAGGCGCTCAATCGGCTGGCCCAGGTGCCCAATGAGCTGGTGGAATTTTCGGTGAAATCGGTCACCGAAGGCATCGATGCCATGGGTGATGTGACGATCCGGCTGCGCCACGAGGGCGTGCTCTATTCGGGCCACTCAGCTGACACGGACATCGTGGTGGCCGCCGCCCAGGCCTTCGTGAACGCCCTCAATAGGCTGGTAGCCGGTGGGCGTCACCAGCCGCTGCACCCCCAGAAGGCGCCGCTGCCCGTAGTGGGCGATCTGCCCCTGGCCGACCGGCCACGGGTTTAGGCCTGTGGGTCTATGCCTGTGGATCTATGCCTGTGGATCTGGTCGTTTGGGTGCGGCGTTTCAGCTTGGGTTCGCGTCCATGGGTCGGCGTTGTTTTTATTAATTAGCTAAGCCAAGACTAAGCTAAGCGCCAAAACACGACTAAGCGCCAAAACACGACATCCCCCCCCCTGGCCAGTCCCCCCGCCTGAGTCATCTTCTTCCCTTCAGCTCCCCCGCCATGAGCCTGCCCCTCTCAGGACCGCGCCGCTCACGGCTCAGAGCCGCCGCCCAGCTGATTTTGCTGTTGCTGGTGGCCCTGGCGATGCTGGTGCCGCTGCTGTGGCTGGTGAGCACCTCGCTGAAGGGTCCGGCGGAGGACATTTTCACCAGCCCGCCAGCCCTCTGGCCCAGTCAGCCCAGCTTTGAGGCCTACAGGCGCCTTTTTAGCGACAATCCAATCGGCACCTACCTGCTCAACAGCACGATTGTGAGTGGCCTGGCGGTGCTGGCCAATGTGCTCTTCTGCTCGTTGGCGGCCTATCCCCTGGCCCGCATGAATTTTCGCGGCCGGGGCTTGGTGCTGGCCCTAGTGGTAGCAACGATTTTGATCCCCTTTCAGGTGGTCATGATTCCGCTCTACCTGTTGATGGTGCAGATCGGCCTGCGCAACACCCTTTGGGCCCTGATCATTCCCCAGGCGGCCACCGCCTTTGGCATTTTCCTGCTGCGGCAGAGCTTCCTGGGGGTGCCGGTGGAGCTGGAGGAGGCGGCCCGCTGCGATGGCTGCACGCCGGTGGGGGAGTGGTGGAACGTGATGATTCCAGCGGCCCGGGCCGACCTGATCACCCTGGCGATGTTCGTGTTCATCGGTACCTGGAGCGATTTTCTCTGGCCCCTGGTGATCCTCGATGAACCCGAGCTCTACACGCTGCCACTTGGTCTGCAACAGCTGGCCAGCAGCTTTTCGCTCGACTGGCGCCTGGTGGCGGCAGGAGCGGTGATTTCGATCCTGCCGGTGCTGGTGGTGTTTATCGGCCTGCAGCGCTACATCCTGCCCAGCGCCGCCGGCGATGCAGTCAAAGGCTGAAAACCAGTGAGGGATTGAAAAGCTCCTGCTTGATCAGTTTGTAGATGCAGGGGGGCGCACAGGCGGCAGGGGCGGCACCCCCAAAGGCAGCTCATCGCTTTTCGGGTCAGTCGCTTCGCTGGGGCGGGCTGCGCGCAACTTGCTGAGCTCCGCCCGCAGGTTTGCGGTTTCGCGGCTCAGCCCATCGATGCGGGTGCCGTTGCGCTCCACCGCCTGCAGCCGCTCCACGGTGGTGCGCAGCTGCTGTTCCAGGCCAGTGGTGCGATCGAGGGCCCGGCTGTTCTCCAATCCCTGCACCCGCTCCTGCAGCTGGCGGATCGTGTCGTTTTGCTGGCGGGATTTACCCACGATCACCAAAAAAAGCACCACCAGCATTGCCGTGACACCGGCCTGCAGCCAGGGCACCCAGGCGAGAGAAGCGCCGTTGGGGCTGGCTTCGGTGCTGATCGCGGCTTGGTCAGGGGCTGGGGTCATCAAGGCAAGCAGCCAGTTCTGCCTAGATGCTGGCGGGCAGAAGGAGTTTTGTCAGGGGTGGCTGGGGGATTGTGAGGTGTTTGCAGGCAAGAGGCCAGGCAGTTATTTAAGCCATCTCTTGATGGGCACCCGCCACGTTTACGGCCTGGATTACGAATTTGGTTTCGTAATAAACCATGTTGCAGCCAAAGGCTACTGAGTTCAACGTAGCGCTACCGCGGCAAGTTGCTGCGCATCGCAGCGGCTCCAGGCGTTGCGATCCGCAGCTGTGCTGCCAACTCCTAGGGCCAGCAAGGCTTTTTCGGCTTGCTGCTGGCGGGCCTTGCTGCGTTGCCGCTTGGCCTCCTGCTCACCCTGCCAGTAGCGGCGCTCGGCGCGATCCCTGCTGCGCCAGGCCGCCAGGGCCTGCTCATAGCGCTCCTGCTCCAGCTCCTGGTCTTCGCGGGTGAAGCGTGCCAGCAGCTCCGGATCTGGTGCCGCAGGCCTCCGAAGGGGGGAGTAGGCCTGTTGCTTGAGATTGGCTAGCTCGCTGCTGCTGCGCCGCAGCTCCTGCAATTGACGCTGCACCGCTGGCTGCTGGCCGCGGCAGCGGCTCACCAGGGCACTCAGCTGCCGCTGGGCTGCCTCCGCCTGCTCGCGCTTTTGCCGCTCCGCGCCATTGCAGCCCAGCAGCGTTAGCGCCATCAAGGTGGTGCAAAAAAGGTTGGCCGTGGCGCGCCGTTGCTGCATTGGTGCCCTTAGGCAGCCCTACGGCCTAACTCGCCAGCGGGCGGCAGAAACTGCCACAGCCGCCGGTAGGCCTCCAACTCCAGATCACCCCAGCCCACTAGCTCGGGGTTGCTGCTCTGGATCGCCTCAAAAAGCTCCTGCC is a genomic window of Cyanobium sp. Tous-M-B4 containing:
- the gyrA gene encoding DNA gyrase subunit A — translated: MADPSGPGADIPGESGGNGDSRIILTDLRNEMSRSYLEYAMSVIVGRALPDARDGLKPVHRRILYAMYELGLTSDRPYRKCARVVGEVLGKYHPHGDTAVYDALVRMAQDFNMRMPLVNGHGNFGSVDGDPPAAMRYTESRLQALTTDSLLDDIEAETVDFADNFDGSQQEPTVMPARIPQLLLNGSTGIAVGMATNIPPHNLTELIDGTLALIANPDIDDLQLMAIIPGPDFPTGGQILGRRGIRDTYTTGRGSVTMRGVASIETLEVKGRPDRDAVIITELPFQTNKASLIERIAELVNDKKLEGISDIRDESDRDGMRVVIELRRDAYPQVVLNNLFKLTPLQNNFSAYMLALVKSEPVLLTLRKMLQVFLDFRIETIERRTRYFLRKAEERDHILLGLLLALDQLDPIIALIRAASDAATARVQLQERHGLSEIQADAILQMQLRRLTALEADKIRLEHEDLVAKIADYKDILANRERVLTIITEELGAIRTRYHSPRRTEILDLEGGLEDIDLIANERSVVLLTENGYLKRMPVSEFEATSRGTRGKAGTKTQGEEAVRLFISCNDHDNLLLFSDRGVVYTVPAYRVPICSRAAKGTPIVQMLPIPREEQITSLLAVSEFTDDGVLVMLTSSGTIKRTRLSAFANIRSNGLIAIDLVEGDALTWVRLALPGDSILIGSRNGMTIHFRLNDEELRPLGRTARGVRAMNLRPGDQLVSMDVLPAELADRVASSASAEDDDSEEVAPSEGPWVLVASASGLGKRVPVDQFRLQKRAGMGLRAIKFRNKSDVLVGLKVLGAGEELLLVSEKGVIVRTQADAVPQQSRAATGVRLQKLDARDRLSEVVLVPPAAEDEELPVLEVVGEAPADAALDA
- a CDS encoding CARDB domain-containing protein, which codes for MADLWIANTISDLIQGDVNEHLPLERIPLQGDVLGLGTTTSIDNGELTFLQDADGVVTTIWKCQASDGGIRALRPGDGSSHFPYVCFSGDATAVRTPVDLASLSEVRGRPLQELVAEAIAQLRQQGRLAEAPIYGLRLVSQWESLVITVASKLCMGQQRRNTSVASSAASDGTAARSIYQLLQHYRLAPENPGDPSDPIRFLGRSLEWDCCGFFDTDPAQGRVTIPDPHAHLHLHGCSTDLRYGGHLHHEHPGTRLASLQRLVLYPLQQLHQLVSDLAIEALYFRDGSAHFTVANRGAMDVSDVGVAVVVNDSYGGHRYLRLPWLAAGASETFSVPLQLPAGCHRLEVIADPEGQILEEAAFQFNNRATLDIQLPDV
- the crtL gene encoding lycopene beta cyclase — its product is MSELLVFDVLVVGAGPAALAIAAELAEQGLAVVVLAASDCRDPWPNTYGIWGDEVDALGLGHLLEHRWSDTLSYFGAGSSDPADPANSPTAHGRDYGLFDKNRLQQFWLERCEAAGVQWLRGQALELSHGGGRSQVATAAGEVLEARLVLDASGHKAVFVRRPDQGPVAGQAAYGVVGRFTAPPVEPGQFVLMDYRADHLSPEERSEPPTFLYAMDLGQGRFFVEETSLALAPPVPYATLKQRLERRLAHRGVAIEQVEHEEFCLFPMNLPLPDLDQPVLAFGGAAAMVHPASGYLVGALLRRAPAVAAAVAARLRAEPAATSAELAAAGWQALWPPELRRKQALYQFGLEKLMRFSEPQLRSHFASFFSLPSAQWYGFLTNTLSLGELLAAMLALFATAPWSVRWGLMGMRGRELQLGLRMLDP
- a CDS encoding glycoside hydrolase family 57 protein; the encoded protein is MAAGDLALVLHAHLPYVRSSEPGSLEEDWYFQALQECYLPLLAVLEASAADRRQRPRLTLGLSPTLLSLLADPQLNGRFLAWIAVRQELLQQAPEDQTAAASHLAAQLETVVNQWRQAKGQLIPRFRRLQQQGVLDLITCGATHGYLPLLRQVPEAVRAQLITAVREHERLLGERPLGIWLPECAYYEGLDQQLVGCGLRYSVLDAHGLLHAQPRPRYGVFAPICSPAGAAFFGRDSSATLPVWSAREGYPGDGAYREFHRDLGWDLPDSELASHAITSRRPLGLKLHRVTAQGCPLDQKQPYEPAVAAERIEEHAATYLQGRAEELSGLARSMERRPLLVAPFDAELFGHWWFEGPQFLAALFRQANEAGVRLVTLREALGGVEPLQVCRPSPSSWGQGGYHDYWLNETNAWVVAEWQRASQAMVARVQRGVGSPAQRDLLTQAGRELLLAQSSDWSFILRAGTTTGLAKERIERHLDRFWRLLDAIENGTELPTKWLKAIAIEDGLFPLLNAADWLPAPVQA
- a CDS encoding 2-isopropylmalate synthase, translated to MARDPGRVLIFDTTLRDGEQSPGASLNLEEKLAIAQQLARLGVDIIEAGFPFASPGDFNAVQRIAETVGTPEGPVICGLARAAAGDIKACADAVAPAAKRRIHTFIATSDIHLEHKLRKSRAEVLAITAEMVAYARSLVDDVEFSCEDAGRSDPEFMHQVIEAAISAGATTINIPDTVGYATPAEFGALIAGINAQVPNIDQAVISVHGHNDLGLAVANFLEAVKNGARQLECTINGIGERAGNASLEELVMALHVRRSYFNPFLGRPAESTEPLTGVRTEEITKTSRLVSNLTGMAVQPNKAIVGANAFAHESGIHQDGVLKNRLTYEIIDARTVGLADNRISLGKLSGRSAFRARLEELGYTLEREDLDDAFARFKELADRKREISDRDLEAIVSEQVQQQDGGSFTLKSVQVSCGTGLQPTATVTLVTADGAELSEAAIGTGPVDAVCQALNRLAQVPNELVEFSVKSVTEGIDAMGDVTIRLRHEGVLYSGHSADTDIVVAAAQAFVNALNRLVAGGRHQPLHPQKAPLPVVGDLPLADRPRV
- a CDS encoding carbohydrate ABC transporter permease yields the protein MSLPLSGPRRSRLRAAAQLILLLLVALAMLVPLLWLVSTSLKGPAEDIFTSPPALWPSQPSFEAYRRLFSDNPIGTYLLNSTIVSGLAVLANVLFCSLAAYPLARMNFRGRGLVLALVVATILIPFQVVMIPLYLLMVQIGLRNTLWALIIPQAATAFGIFLLRQSFLGVPVELEEAARCDGCTPVGEWWNVMIPAARADLITLAMFVFIGTWSDFLWPLVILDEPELYTLPLGLQQLASSFSLDWRLVAAGAVISILPVLVVFIGLQRYILPSAAGDAVKG